A genomic window from Salvia hispanica cultivar TCC Black 2014 chromosome 5, UniMelb_Shisp_WGS_1.0, whole genome shotgun sequence includes:
- the LOC125190704 gene encoding probable glucan endo-1,3-beta-glucosidase A6 translates to MAFFSYTPLLLLALTASLSYGAMEPRVGVCYGDLGDNLPSREKSVELIQKLNAKRIKIYGTNAATLKAIQNTDLQISIMLPNGLIPAAASNQSFADDWVKSNVAPFYPKSKIRYLLVGNEILSNQPNSTWFQLVPAMRRIRHSVKKLGLKKVKIGTPLAMDCLEASYPPSAGRFRSDVADRVIKPMLRFLDRTKSFFFLDVYTYFAWISDPININLDYALLQPTNITVSDPGSGLKYTNLLDQMIDAVHFAMNRSGYPNIRLFLAETGWPNGGDPDQLGANVYNAATYNRNVVRKFSAKPPPGTPARPGAVIPTMIFALFNENSKPGPGTERHFGQLYPNGSYVYPIDFSGKTEHYPPLPKPSSNGRLWCVVGDGRNATALAGALSYACSQGNGTCDAIRPGGKCFKPNSLVRHASYAFSSYWTQFRAAGATCSFNGLATLTSRDPSYGSCQLPSFNL, encoded by the exons ATGGCGTTCTTCTCCTATACGCCTCTGCTGCTTCTCGCGCTCACAGCTTCTCTCTCAT atGGAGCGATGGAGCCGAGAGTCGGCGTCTGCTACGGCGACCTCGGCGACAATCTCCCCAGCCGCGAGAAATCCGTCGAGCTAATCCAAAAACTCAACGCCAAACGCATCAAAATCTACGGCACCAACGCCGCGACGCTCAAAGCGATCCAAAACACCGATCTCCAAATCTCAATCATGCTCCCCAACGGCCTCAtccccgccgccgcctccaACCAGTCCTTCGCCGACGATTGGGTCAAATCAAACGTCGCACCGTTCTACCCCAAATCGAAGATCCGCTACCTCCTCGTCGGCAACGAGATCCTCAGCAACCAGCCGAATTCCACCTGGTTCCAGCTCGTCCCCGCCATGCGCCGAATCCGCCACTCCGTCAAAAAATTAGGGCtcaaaaaggtcaaaatcGGAACTCCGTTAGCCATGGACTGCTTAGAAGCCTCCTACCCGCCCTCGGCCGGCCGGTTCCGGTCCGACGTCGCGGACCGGGTTATTAAACCGATGCTCCGGTTTTTAGACCGGACCAaatccttcttcttcctcgaCGTCTACACTTACTTCGCTTGGATCTCGGATCCAATCAACATCAACTTGGACTACGCCCTGCTCCAGCCCACCAACATCACGGTTTCGGATCCGGGTTCGGGTCTCAAATACACCAACCTACTCGACCAAATGATTGACGCGGTCCACTTCGCGATGAACCGGTCCGGTTACCCGAACATCCGGTTATTCCTAGCCGAAACCGGCTGGCCCAACGGCGGCGACCCGGACCAGCTCGGCGCTAACGTCTACAACGCCGCGACGTACAACCGCAACGTGGTCCGCAAGTTCTCGGCCAAGCCGCCGCCCGGGACCCCGGCGCGGCCGGGGGCCGTCATCCCGACGATGATCTTCGCGCTGTTCAACGAGAACAGCAAGCCCGGTCCCGGCACGGAGCGGCACTTCGGGCAGCTGTACCCGAACGGGTCGTACGTCTACCCGATCGACTTCTCGGGGAAGACCGAGCACTACCCTCCGCTGCCGAAGCCGTCGAGCAACGGGAGGCTGTGGTGCGTGGTGGGGGACGGGAGGAACGCGACCGCGCTGGCCGGAGCGCTGTCGTACGCGTGTAGCCAGGGGAACGGGACGTGCGACGCGATCCGGCCCGGTGGGAAGTGCTTTAAACCGAACTCGTTGGTTAGGCACGCGAGCTATGCTTTTAGCTCGTATTGGACGCAGTTTCGGGCCGCTGGGGCGACTTGTTCGTTCAATGGATTGGCTACTTTGACCTCGAGAGATCCAA GTTATGGATCTTGCCAGCTGCCAAGTTTTAATCTTTGA